A window of the Alnus glutinosa chromosome 4, dhAlnGlut1.1, whole genome shotgun sequence genome harbors these coding sequences:
- the LOC133865822 gene encoding disease resistance protein RPV1-like, with protein sequence MTSSMAFQGASSSSSSSSTHPYTYDVFLSFRGKDTRHNFTAHLYAALRQKGINTFMDNKLRNGEEISPALVKAIEESEISIIILSKSYASSHWCLDELMKIIECRKTRGQHILPLFYDVDPWEVRNQTNSFGEAFIKHLERFKNDEMKVHRWKTTLTEVANLSGKHLGNRNEPEFIHEIIEWVNSILVKKTYFKVAQYPIGIECRVQDLKSLLNIEKNDTTCMIGIFGIGGIGKTTIAKAIYNLIVSQFEGSCFLENIKETSNQKDGMIHLQNKLLSKILEDSSLMVDNVDQGITLIEQRLRNLRVLLVLDDVDQLVQLEKLVGKGDWFGLGSRIIITTRDKHLLIAHEVDSAYRVNELDYNESLQLFSWNAFNRNKPNDDYVEVTEDIVRYIGGLPLALTVLGLALKGRDILYWKIKLDQYKRIPNNDIDKQLRISCDGLDENAKNIFLDIACFFKGEDVEYVTKILDSCGFHSYSGIKELKDKCLITQSGRSLVMHDLLQEMGREIVRQESPKEPGKRSRLWFHEDVRHVLEENTGTNKVEGILIDLPKPDMIHLSSKVFMKMKRLRLFISRNARFSEEPNFLSNELRLLDWSKYPGESLPSNFRGENLVVLRMHNSHLKGLEGVQNFQNMTIMDFTHCEFLRKIPNVSRVPNLARLILDDCVGLVEVHGSVGFLDKLVRLSLANCTNLRSFPKSLKLRSLESLVLSGCSRLKNFPEIECQMKCLVYFDFMDTGIEELPSSIGYLVGIKYIYLDGCTNLINLPNSINQLQHLEHLSLYSCSKVVKFLQKVEDNRQSMPSIVSTEESEISLGSELLQLQPPTDTSDFNDGSSISFPKLRTLNLSNCALSESNFLSTFYSFFGLKSLYLSRSDIVTLPQCINRFVGLEFLYLNECKQLQKILGLPPNVKLMDATGCVSLAIFLEEPVGFGMVSPTLQSSSFLIDQLDCPSSLRYLYLTSSAIVSLPPWFNRFVGLMDIHLEDCKKLREIQELPPNIRKVYARQCKSLERFHFDKIYNLPTLLWSDLSDCHELRQNIGNDVRIRLLSEGHPKEHQFGCIFLGNKIPDWFNHRNDVLYSNSCEIDINEPAHLDGEITRVAFSAVIGTEDGQDGDSFQIVVEVINNGVTYRLGGNECYSSHLDHVWLHYNVQESFKLKGDYLRVKFKCEDKYSKPSNSVFFKSCGFHLVRLDEEKAIDLNQPPSFYYFL encoded by the exons ATGACTTCTTCCATGGCCTTTCAAGgagcctcttcctcttcctcttcctcttccaccCATCCATATACTTACGATGTGTTCTTGAGTTTTAGAGGCAAAGATACTCGACACAATTTTACTGCCCATCTATATGCAGCTTTGCGTCAAAAGGGAATCAACACCTTCATGGATAACAAGCTTAGAAACGGAGAGGAAATTTCACCGGCACTTGTTAAAGCCATTGAAGAGTCAGAGATTTCAATCATTATACTCTCTAAAAGCTACGCATCATCCCATTGGTGCTTGGACGAGCTAATGAAGATCATTGAGTGTAGAAAAACAAGAGGCCAACATATTCTACCGTTATTTTACGACGTAGATCCGTGGGAAGTAAGGAATCAAACTAATAGCTTTGGAGAAGCATTCATTAAACATCTAGAAAGgttcaaaaatgatgaaatgaAGGTGCACAGGTGGAAGACAACCTTAACAGAAGTGGCCAATTTGTCCGGGAAGCATTTGGGTAACAG GAATGAACCTGAATTTATTCACGAAATCATTGAATGGGTGAATTCGATATTAGTGAAAAAGACTTACTTCAAAGTTGCCCAGTATCCGATTGGAATAGAGTGTCGTGTACAAGATTTGAAGTCGCTTTTAAATATTGAGAAGAATGACACTACATGTATGATAGGGATATTCGGAATTGGTGGAATTGGCAAGACAACTATTGCTAAAGCCATCTACAACTTGATTGTTTCTCAATTTGAAGGTAGTTGTTTTCTTGAGAACATTAAAGAAACTTCCAACCAAAAGGACGGTATGATCCATTTGCAAAATAAACTTCTTTCTAAGATCCTAGAAGATTCGAGTCTAATGGTTGATAATGTTGATCAAGGAATTACTTTGATAGAGCAGAGGCTACGCAATTTAAGGGTACTTCTAGTTCTTGATGATGTGGATCAACTAGTCCAATTAGAAaagctagttggaaaaggtgaTTGGTTTGGCTTAGGAAGTAGAATCATCATAACCACAAGAGATAAACATTTACTTATTGCACATGAAGTTGATTCAGCATACCGAGTGAATGAGTTGGATTACAATGAATCTCTTCAGCTCTTTAGCTGGAATGCCTTCAATAGAAACAAACCTAATGATGATTATGTGGAAGTCACAGAAGATATAGTACGTTATATTGGAGGATTGCCACTAGCTTTAACAGTGCTAGGTTTGGCTCTAAAAGGTAGAGATATACTTTATTGGAAAATTAAATTGGACCAGTACAAACGAATTCCTAACAACGATATTGACAAACAACTTAGAATAAGTTGTGATGGATTGGATGAAAATGCAAAGAATATTTTCCTTGACATCGCGTGTTTCTTCAAAGGAGAGGATGTAGAATATGTCACAAAAATACTAGATAGTTGTGGTTTTCACTCATATAGTGGCATCAAAGAGCTAAAGGATAAGTGTCTCATAACTCAGTCTGGCAGATCATTGGTGATGCATGACTTGCTGCAAGAAATGGGTAGAGAAATTGTTCGACAAGAATCACCCAAAGAACCTGGCAAGCGCAGTAGATTGTGGTTTCATGAAGATGTTCGTCATGTCCTAGAAGAAAATACG GGAACAAACAAAGTTGAGGGCATATTGATAGATTTGCCTAAACCAGACATGATACACTTGAGTTCCAAAGTTTTCATGAAGATGAAAAGGCTAAGACTGTTTATAAGCCGTAATGCACGTTTTTCTGAAGAGCCTAATTTTCTCTCTAACGAGTTAAGATTGCTTGATTGGTCTAAATATCCTGGAGAATCTTTGCCATCCAATTTTCGTGGAGAGAACCTTGTTGTTTTAAGAATGCATAATAGTCACCTCAAGGGATTGGAGGGAGTCCAG AATTTCCAAAACATGACAATTATGGATTTCACTCATTGTGAGTTCCTAAGAAAAATCCCTAATGTTTCAAGGGTCCCAAATTTAGCGAGGTTGATTCTTGATGATTGTGTAGGTTTAGTTGAGGTTCATGGTTCTGTTGGGTTCCTTGATAAGCTTGTTCGTTTGAGTCTTGCAAACTGCACTAACCTTAGAAGTTTTCCGAAAAGCCTCAAGTTAAGATCTCTAGAATCTCTTGTCCTTTCTGGTTGTTCAAGGCTTAAAAACTTTCCTGAAATTGAGTGTCAAATGAAATGCTTAGTGTACTTCGACTTTATGGACACTGGTATAGAAGAACTACCTTCATCCATTGGATACCTCGTTgggattaaatatatatatttagacgGTTGCACAAACCTCATAAATCTTCCAAATAGCATTAATCAGTTGCAACATTTAGAGCACCTTTCTCTCTACAGCTGTTCAAAAGTTGTTAAGTTTCTACAAAAGGTGGAGGATAATAGACAGTCCATGCCCTCTATTGTATCCACAGAGGAATCTGAAATTTCATTAGGGTCAGAATTACTCCAACTGCAACCTCCTACTGATACAAGCGATTTTAATGATGGTTCTTCAATATCATTTCCGAAACTACGCACATTGAATCTTAGTAATTGTGCCCTATCAGAATCAAATTTCTTGAGTACCTTTTATTCTTTCTTCGGATTGAAAAGTTTATATTTATCAAGGAGTGATATTGTTACCCTTCCTCAATGCATCAACAGATTTGTTGGATTGGAGTTCCTTTATTTGAATGAATGCAAGCAACTTCAAAAAATTCTTGGACTTCCACCAAATGTAAAACTTATGGATGCTACTGGGTGCGTGTCATTGGCAATATTTTTAGAAGAACCAGTGGGGTTTGGAATGGTATCTCCGACACTGCAATCGTCAAGTTTCTTGATTGATCAACTTGATTGCCCTTCTAGTTTGAGATATCTATATCTAACAAGTAGCGCTATTGTTAGCCTTCCTCCATGGTTCAACAGATTTGTTGGATTGATGGACATTCACCTAGAAGATTGCAAGAAACTTAGAGAAATTCAAGAACTTCCACCAAATATAAGAAAGGTATATGCGCGTCAATGCAAGTCATTGGAAAGATTTCATTTTGATAAGATATACAATTTACCAACGCTTCTATGGAGTGACTTGTCTGATTGTCATGAACTGCGTCAGAATATAGGGAATGATGTGCGAATTCGATTATTGAGtgag GGACATCCTAAGGAGCATCAATTTGGCTGTATATTTCTCGGAAATAAGATTCCAGATTGGTTCAACCATCGTAATGATGTTTTGTATAGTAATTCATGTGAAATAGATATTAATGAGCCTGCACATTTGGATGGGGAGATTACAAGAGTTGCTTTCTCTGCCGTTATTGGAACGGAGGATGGGCAAGATGGAGATTCTTTTCAAATTGTTGTTGAAGTCATCAATAATGGTGTAACCTATAGGCTTGGAGGGAACGAATGTTATTCATCACACTTAGATCATGTATGGTTGCATTACAATGTTCAAGAATCTTTTAAGCTAAAGGGGGATTATCTTCGTGTTAAATTTAAATGCGAGGATAAATATTCAAAACCTTCTAACTCAGTGTTCTTTAAAAGTTGTGGATTTCATCTGGTACGTTTGGATGAAGAGAAAGCAATAGATTTAAACCAGCCACCttctttttactattttctCTAA
- the LOC133865823 gene encoding sodium transporter HKT1, with protein MEIANWSPCTDVKNLLLLYKRLFSTPDQALFTRSVKMSFSRFGKTNSLLLFNANPFFIQFGYFLVFSLLGYLALKVSKPRTASFRPYEDIDVFFTSVSATTVSSMSTIEMEVFSNTQLVIMTVLMLVGGEVFTSLLGLQLAKFKMSKNRQIDVEYEIKRLDGDSTLTYSSIGFLGYVVMGYLFVVHSVGSCLVALYIILAPSARKVLKNRGLYIPTFSVFTTVSTFSNCGFIPTNENMVAFKKNSGLLLLLIPQVLMGNTLYPPCLLFVIWVLKKASKRPEFGYILKNYRDMGYSHLLPFPRAARLAVTVLGFILIQFILFCSMEWSSGAMDGLNSYQKLVGSLFQTVNSRHAGESVVDISNISSAILVLYVVMMYLPPYTTFLPKKDDDQISEKVKESQSRRKTLMENLMLSHLSYLVVFVILICITERHKMKQDSLNFNMLNITIEVISAYGNVGFTTGYSCKRLQLLKPNSSCTDKGYGFAGRWSTEGKMILILVMFFGRLKKFSIKGGKAWKLS; from the exons ATGGAAATTGCAAATTGGAGTCCTTGTACGGACGTAAAGAACCTTTTGCTTCTTTATAAGCGCCTTTTTTCCACTCCTGATCAGGCACTCTTCACTCGATCAGTAAAGATGAGTTTTTCTCGTTTTGGTAAAACAAATTCTCTGTTGCTTTTCAATGCCAACCCTTTCTTCATCCAGTTCGGTTACTTCCTAGTTTTCTCTCTACTTGGTTATTTAGCTTTGAAGGTCTCAAAGCCAAGAACTGCGTCGTTTAGGCCTTACGAGGACATTGATGTGTTCTTCACGTCCGTCTCTGCCACCACAGTTTCAAGCATGTCAACTATCGAAATGGAGGTTTTCTCCAACACCCAACTCGTCATTATGACAGTCTTGATGCTTGTTGGCGGGGAGGTTTTCACTTCCCTGCTCGGGCTTCAACTAGCCAAGTTCAAAATGTCCAAAAATCGTCAAATCGATGTTGAATATGAAATCAAACGCTTAGATGGTGATAGTACTCTTACGTATAGCTCTATTGGGTTTTTGGGTTACGTGGTGATGGGTTATCTATTTGTAGTTCATTCGGTTGGTTCTTGTTTGGTTGCGTTGTACATAATCCTTGCTCCAAGCGCAAGAAAAGTACTGAAAAACAGGGGCCTATATATACCGACATTTTCTGTCTTCACGACTGTTTCTACTTTCTCAAACTGCGGTTTCATCCCAACGAACGAGAACATGGTGGCTTTCAAGAAGAATTCAGGTCTCCTACTTCTTCTCATTCCACAAGTCCTCATGGGGAACACTCTGTATCCGCCATGCCTGCTATTTGTTATCTGGGTTTTGAAGAAAGCCAGTAAACGGCCGGAATTCGGTTACATATTGAAGAATTACAGAGATATGGGCTACAGCCATTTGCTCCCTTTTCCTCGTGCCGCTCGTCTTGCTGTGACTGTTTTGGGCTTCATATTGATACAGTTTATACTATTTTGCTCTATGGAGTGGAGTTCAGGAGCCATGGATGGCCTGAATTCCTATCAGAAACTCGTCGGCTCGTTGTTTCAAACTGTAAACTCGCGGCATGCCGGTGAATCTGTCGTTGATATCTCCAACATCTCTTCAGCAATTCTGGTGCTCTACGTCGTAATGAT GTATCTCCCGCCATATACTACCTTCCTTCCGAAGAAAGATGATGACCAGATTTCAgaaaaggtgaaagaaagccAAAGTCGAAGGAAGACTTTAATGGAGAATCTGATGCTCTCACATCTCTCCTATTTAGTCGTGTTCGTTATTCTCATATGTATAACAGAGAGACACAAAATGAAGCAAGATTCCCTCAATTTCAACATGCTGAATATCACCATTGAAGTGATAAG tgcATACGGGAATGTTGGGTTCACAACTGGGTACAGCTGCAAACGCCTACAGCTACTTAAACCAAATAGCTCATGTACGGACAAAGGGTACGGATTCGCTGGAAGATGGAGTACCGAGGGAAAAATGATTCTCATCCTTGTTATGTTCTTTGGAAGGCTTAAGAAATTCAGTATAAAAGGTGGTAAAGCCTGGAAGCTTTCCTAA